The Merismopedia glauca CCAP 1448/3 DNA segment AATTACTAACGGTCTTTCATCTTCTCGCTGGGCTGCTCTTTGCATACTCTCTGGAGTTGCTTGAGCCATAACTGACCAGCTTAACCCCAGAAAAGAAACGCTGGCTGTATCCCAAATACATAAAGTTCTGGTTGCCCAATGTAACCCACGAGGTAGTATTAATCCTACTACTAGTGTGATCGCAATTGATATTATTAACCGAGGATGGAAGCCTTTTATCCTTAACAATTTCCCGCTTGAACCTTGACGATTGGTTAGTTAGAAGAGCCAAAAATTTGCTGATCGCGAAAATGTTTAATCCCAAAAGCACAAGTCAAATTATATTGCAGAGGTGTCACGGTAATATAGTTTTCTTTAATGGCTTGAACATCAGTTTTGATGTCTGGAGGTAAGCGTAAATCGTCTGGCTGTTCGACATCTTGCAAAGCTTCTCCAGCTAACCAATAATAAGTTTTTCCTCTAGGGTCTACTCGCTTTTGAAAAATATCAATATACCTTCTCAAACCTTGACGAGTTAGGGCTACACCAGCTATTTCTTCTACTTTAATAGGTGGTACATTCACATTAAGTAGCATGGGATATGGTAAAGGATTTTCCGCCAAATCGGCTAACAATTTCGCGGCAAAATCAGCCGCCGGTTGAAACTCTTTAATCGTAAAACTAGTCACGCTAATGGCAATACTAGGAATATTTTCAATCAACCCTTCCATCGCTGCTGAAACAGTTCCAGAATAGAGGACATCTGTGCCAAAATTAGAGCCTTGATTAATTCCAGAAACTACATAATCTGGCGCTTCATCTAATAAAGCCCATAATCCTAATTTGACACAATCTGCTGGAGTTCCCGAACAAGACCAAGCTTTGATGCCTTTATCAAAAAAAGTGTCAACTTCGTCAGCCCGGATTGGTTCGTGTAAAGTTAAACCATGTCCTGTTGCCGATCGCTCTCGATCTGGACAAACTACATATACCTCATGTCCTGCGGCTGCTAAAGTATTAGCCAGAGTGCGAATTCCTAGAGCAAAAATTCCATCATCGTTACTAAGCAGCAGTTTCATAGATCATGTCGAGTCAAATGCTTTTCGATTTTAACGCGATCGCACTTGGGAAACCCTAAACATTAGACCTCTTGCAAAACTTAAGACGTATCGATTGGAGTAACGAGTAACGAGTAATAAAATTAGTTCCCATCTTTTAGAAATTAAACCATTGCTTACCAACAAGCCTCTCAGTCGGTCGTTAATCTAGCTTTTGGTCTGTTAGCTACCGCTACCATCACTACAATTATTACGGCAGTTTTTCGGAAATAAACTCGGCGATTAAAATCGCAGCTATACAAACGAAACCCGCGTACACGGGTTAAAATAAAATCCTAGTCAGCGCAGGCGGACTTTGGTTGTGTAGACGCGGTTTCAACCGCCCAATTCTCTAATCAAATGACTATATCTGTTGAAGAATTAGAAAATCAATTATTGAAACTGAAGCAAGAAGCTATAGACGCGATCGCATCCCTTGACTCTTTAAATAGCCTAGAAGGGCTGAGACTGGCTTATTTCGGTAAAAAAGGACAATTATCCCAAATATTAGGGGGAATGGGCAAATTAGCGGGGAGCGATCGCCCTCGCATCGGCGCGCTAGCCAATGAAGTCAAAGAAGAAATCCAAACACTCTTAGATAATCAGCGCCAAGAGTTTCAACAAGCCGAAATTCAAGCAAAATTGGCATCTGAAACCATAGATGTGACCATGCCAGGATCTTATCGTCCTTTGGGTCGCATCCACCCAATTCAAAGCACCATTGACCGAGTTAATGATATTTTCGTGGGTTTGGGCTATACAGTAGCCACGGGACCCGAAATGGAAACCGATTACTACAATTTTGAAGCCTTAAACACCCCAGTCGATCACCCAGCGCGGGATATGCAAGATACATTCTACCTCCCAGATGGTAACTTGCTCCGCACCCACACCTCTTCGGTGCAAATCCACTACATGGAAGCCAACGAACCCCCCATTCGGATTATTGCTCCAGGTAGGTGCTATCGTCGAGATACGGTAGATGCCACTCATTCAGCCGTGTTCCATCAAATCGAGATTTTAGCAGTAGATGAAGGGCTAACTTTCACTGATTTGAAAGGAACTATCAAAGTCTTTTTGGAAGAAATGTTCGGTGCTGACTTACCCATCCGTTTCCGCGCTAGTTATTTCCCCTTCACCGAACCCTCAGCCGAAGTAGACGTACAATGGAAAGGACGCTGGCTAGAAGTTATGGGTTGCGGGATGGTAGATCCTAACGTCCTCAAAAAAGTCGGTTACGATCCAGAACTTTATACCGGATTTGCGGCTGGCTTTGGGGTAGAAAGATTTGCGATGGTATTGC contains these protein-coding regions:
- the surE gene encoding 5'/3'-nucleotidase SurE; its protein translation is MKLLLSNDDGIFALGIRTLANTLAAAGHEVYVVCPDRERSATGHGLTLHEPIRADEVDTFFDKGIKAWSCSGTPADCVKLGLWALLDEAPDYVVSGINQGSNFGTDVLYSGTVSAAMEGLIENIPSIAISVTSFTIKEFQPAADFAAKLLADLAENPLPYPMLLNVNVPPIKVEEIAGVALTRQGLRRYIDIFQKRVDPRGKTYYWLAGEALQDVEQPDDLRLPPDIKTDVQAIKENYITVTPLQYNLTCAFGIKHFRDQQIFGSSN
- the pheS gene encoding phenylalanine--tRNA ligase subunit alpha, whose protein sequence is MTISVEELENQLLKLKQEAIDAIASLDSLNSLEGLRLAYFGKKGQLSQILGGMGKLAGSDRPRIGALANEVKEEIQTLLDNQRQEFQQAEIQAKLASETIDVTMPGSYRPLGRIHPIQSTIDRVNDIFVGLGYTVATGPEMETDYYNFEALNTPVDHPARDMQDTFYLPDGNLLRTHTSSVQIHYMEANEPPIRIIAPGRCYRRDTVDATHSAVFHQIEILAVDEGLTFTDLKGTIKVFLEEMFGADLPIRFRASYFPFTEPSAEVDVQWKGRWLEVMGCGMVDPNVLKKVGYDPELYTGFAAGFGVERFAMVLHQIDDIRRLYTSDLRFLQQF